In the Paenibacillus sp. FSL H7-0357 genome, one interval contains:
- the lysA gene encoding diaminopimelate decarboxylase encodes MFLHGTSRINDAGHLEIGGCDVTELKAEYGTPLYIMDEQLVRRRCREYMDAFTASGLEFQVAYASKAFSVMAMCRLVDEEGLSLDVVSDGELYTALQAGFPAERIHFHGNNKTPDEIEMAIDAGIGCFVVDNLVELSLLQSIASRKEVKVNILLRVTPGVEAHAHHAYASTGQTDSKFGFDIGNGSAQEAVSQASDKANLQLLGVHSHIGSQIFETEGFQLAVERIADFTRKVKEELAIDFPVVNLGGGFGIRYVDGDTPLLVSEYVAAITDAVKTHFAGIGGKLPQIWVEPGRSIVGDAGTTLYTVGTNKEIPGVRKYVAVDGGMTDNPRPALYESKYEALLANRATESNEETVSIAGKCCESGDMLIWDVELPKVESGDLLAVACTGAYNYSMASNYNRIRRPAVVFVQNGQSDVVVRRESHQDITANDIVPERIAKQAVAK; translated from the coding sequence ATGTTTTTACACGGGACGAGCCGAATTAATGATGCCGGACATTTGGAGATCGGCGGATGTGATGTGACGGAATTGAAAGCGGAATATGGAACCCCGCTATATATAATGGACGAGCAACTGGTCCGGCGCCGCTGCCGCGAGTACATGGATGCGTTTACGGCCTCCGGTCTTGAGTTTCAGGTGGCCTATGCCAGCAAAGCCTTCTCCGTGATGGCGATGTGCCGGTTGGTGGATGAAGAAGGATTGTCGCTTGACGTGGTGTCGGACGGGGAGCTGTACACGGCGCTGCAAGCGGGTTTTCCAGCAGAGCGTATCCACTTCCACGGCAACAACAAAACACCTGATGAAATTGAGATGGCGATTGATGCCGGTATCGGCTGCTTCGTAGTGGATAACCTGGTTGAACTCAGCCTGTTGCAGAGCATTGCCTCACGCAAGGAAGTAAAGGTGAACATCCTGCTCCGCGTTACGCCAGGGGTAGAAGCTCATGCCCATCATGCGTATGCTTCTACAGGCCAGACCGATTCGAAGTTCGGCTTTGACATCGGCAATGGTTCCGCTCAAGAAGCGGTAAGCCAGGCTTCAGACAAGGCCAATTTGCAACTGCTGGGTGTGCATTCACATATCGGCTCGCAAATTTTTGAAACTGAAGGGTTCCAGCTTGCAGTGGAGCGGATTGCTGATTTCACCCGCAAGGTGAAGGAAGAGCTTGCCATTGATTTCCCTGTAGTCAATCTCGGCGGCGGCTTCGGCATCCGCTATGTGGATGGTGATACACCGTTGTTGGTATCCGAATATGTAGCGGCAATTACAGATGCGGTGAAGACGCATTTCGCAGGAATCGGCGGCAAACTGCCGCAAATCTGGGTAGAGCCGGGCCGCAGCATCGTTGGGGATGCAGGTACGACGTTGTACACGGTAGGAACCAACAAGGAAATTCCGGGGGTCCGCAAATATGTCGCCGTTGACGGCGGGATGACCGACAATCCGCGTCCTGCACTGTATGAATCCAAATACGAGGCGCTGCTTGCCAACCGTGCGACGGAATCCAATGAAGAAACAGTCTCGATCGCGGGCAAATGCTGCGAGAGCGGCGATATGCTGATCTGGGATGTGGAGCTTCCGAAGGTGGAGAGCGGTGATCTGCTTGCCGTAGCCTGCACCGGTGCGTATAACTATTCCATGGCCAGCAATTATAACCGGATCCGCCGTCCGGCCGTCGTTTTTGTACAGAACGGACAGAGCGATGTAGTGGTACGCCGCGAGAGTCATCAGGACATTACCGCCAACGATATTGTGCCGGAGCGCATCGCCAAGCAGGCTGTTGCGAAGTAG
- a CDS encoding YwaF family protein, whose amino-acid sequence MNFDSFFARRHETDFSMFSPSHWAALAVVALVCLVLFWSRFALRSRPSIRRFVKLLLVFVLLFSEAGLHVWYFSQGIWKKESSLPLELCGITLLLSVIMLLTRSRRLYSFLYFAGIGGAFIALLTPNLVYPYPHFRFLLFFTAHGAIILASLYMTWVEGYRPTWRSLFFTMLCLNLVAACVYAANSLLGSNYMFLAHKPGTFSVLDYFGPYPYYLLVEEGFAFILFLLMYLIFFRLPQRSALRDRRRSRIL is encoded by the coding sequence GTGAACTTCGACTCATTTTTCGCACGGCGGCATGAGACTGATTTCAGTATGTTTTCGCCGTCACACTGGGCTGCTCTGGCTGTTGTGGCTTTGGTTTGCCTGGTGCTGTTCTGGTCGCGTTTTGCACTTCGTTCCCGTCCATCAATCCGCCGGTTTGTGAAACTGCTGCTGGTATTCGTCCTGCTTTTTTCAGAAGCCGGACTGCATGTATGGTACTTTTCGCAGGGGATCTGGAAGAAAGAGTCCTCGCTGCCGCTGGAGTTATGCGGGATTACATTGCTCTTGTCCGTCATTATGCTGCTTACCCGCAGCCGGAGGCTCTACTCCTTTCTCTACTTTGCCGGCATTGGCGGAGCTTTTATTGCCCTGCTGACGCCTAACCTGGTATATCCTTATCCCCATTTCCGCTTCCTGCTGTTTTTTACGGCCCATGGCGCGATTATTCTGGCCTCTCTCTACATGACCTGGGTCGAAGGGTATAGGCCAACCTGGCGCTCGCTTTTCTTCACCATGCTCTGTCTGAATTTGGTCGCTGCCTGTGTCTATGCCGCAAATTCATTGCTGGGATCGAATTACATGTTCCTGGCGCATAAACCCGGCACCTTTTCCGTACTGGATTATTTCGGCCCTTACCCTTATTACCTGCTGGTCGAAGAGGGGTTTGCCTTTATTCTTTTTCTGCTGATGTATCTGATCTTTTTTAGGCTGCCGCAGCGTTCCGCTCTCCGGGACCGGCGTAGAAGCCGGATCCTTTGA
- a CDS encoding spore germination protein, with product MGSQAGAGTTAEAGSGQQSQAQNQQPQKSKKDKKKAKQEDAPHQGKIDPLQLKRDNERSDSLEESIIYWQGNDKVSPNLEHTKNTLTEVMGLGSSFDIVFREMSFAGRKAALLCISGFAKDTIIDEILKRLTYLTPENVSTDVLASFMTEYIPHVQVEKGELLSESINKVLSGMSVFFIEGETQVIIMDTRSYPSRNPDEPSIERVVRGSRDGFTETLLSNVALVRRRIRDPGLKYEMHQVGRRTRTDVCVAYIDDIVDKTQVKAVTDKINSVDIDGIPLADKQLEEAIVGRGWNPYPLVRYSERPDTVASHLLEGRVVIFVDTSPSVIVLPTTFFDLCQHAEENRQTPFMGTYLRWVRFIGIFASMFLLPLWMLMVIHPELLPKMLDFIGPQKTAKIPLLAQFLIVELGVDLLRMAAVHTPTPLGSAMGLIAAILVGDIAVKTGLFVNEVVLYMAIASIGMFATPSYELGLANRIVRLVLLVAVAAFQVQGFMIGTTLIIVLLTLHRSYNSSYLWPFIPFNAKAMGEIILRQPVLSSKTRPSFNKTRDNTRMPPVQENEKQS from the coding sequence ATGGGGAGTCAGGCTGGAGCCGGAACTACGGCGGAGGCCGGGAGCGGGCAGCAGTCACAAGCGCAGAACCAGCAGCCGCAGAAGTCCAAAAAAGACAAAAAAAAAGCTAAGCAGGAGGATGCTCCACACCAGGGGAAAATCGACCCGCTGCAATTAAAACGGGACAACGAACGCTCTGATTCGCTTGAAGAATCTATTATATACTGGCAGGGTAATGACAAAGTTTCACCGAACCTGGAGCATACCAAAAATACACTGACTGAGGTCATGGGGCTGGGTTCGTCTTTCGATATCGTGTTCAGGGAGATGTCCTTTGCCGGCCGCAAAGCAGCACTGCTTTGCATCAGCGGGTTTGCCAAGGATACGATTATTGACGAGATTCTGAAGCGGCTTACCTATCTGACACCGGAAAATGTCTCCACTGATGTGCTGGCCAGCTTCATGACTGAATACATCCCCCACGTGCAGGTGGAAAAAGGTGAGCTGCTGAGCGAAAGTATCAATAAGGTCTTGTCGGGAATGAGTGTGTTCTTCATTGAAGGCGAGACCCAGGTTATTATTATGGATACACGCTCGTATCCTTCACGGAATCCTGATGAGCCCTCTATTGAACGGGTGGTCCGCGGGTCACGGGACGGGTTCACGGAGACGCTGCTTAGCAACGTCGCACTGGTGCGCAGACGAATCCGCGACCCCGGGCTGAAATACGAGATGCATCAGGTCGGCCGCCGGACGCGGACGGATGTCTGTGTAGCGTATATTGACGACATTGTCGATAAAACCCAGGTGAAGGCTGTCACCGATAAAATTAATAGTGTGGATATCGACGGAATCCCACTGGCGGATAAGCAACTGGAGGAGGCGATCGTCGGCAGAGGCTGGAATCCTTATCCGTTGGTCCGCTATTCAGAGCGCCCGGATACCGTAGCTTCTCATCTGCTGGAAGGCCGGGTCGTGATCTTTGTAGATACATCACCAAGCGTCATCGTCCTGCCGACCACGTTTTTTGATCTCTGCCAGCATGCCGAGGAGAACCGCCAGACTCCGTTTATGGGGACTTACCTGCGCTGGGTCCGGTTCATCGGAATCTTTGCTTCTATGTTCCTGTTGCCATTGTGGATGCTGATGGTCATTCATCCTGAGCTTTTGCCGAAGATGTTGGACTTTATCGGGCCGCAGAAGACAGCTAAAATCCCGCTCCTGGCCCAGTTCCTGATTGTCGAGCTTGGGGTTGACCTGCTGAGAATGGCGGCGGTGCATACACCGACACCCCTTGGCTCAGCCATGGGTCTGATTGCCGCTATTCTGGTGGGAGACATCGCCGTAAAGACCGGACTGTTCGTGAATGAAGTGGTGCTGTATATGGCGATAGCCTCCATCGGGATGTTCGCAACGCCGAGTTATGAGCTTGGACTGGCCAACCGGATTGTCAGGCTTGTGCTGCTGGTCGCCGTTGCTGCGTTCCAGGTGCAGGGCTTTATGATCGGAACCACACTGATCATCGTACTGCTGACCCTGCACCGGTCCTACAATTCATCTTATTTGTGGCCGTTTATACCATTTAATGCAAAAGCGATGGGTGAGATCATCCTGCGCCAGCCTGTGCTCAGCTCCAAAACAAGGCCATCCTTCAACAAAACAAGGGATAATACACGAATGCCGCCTGTCCAGGAGAACGAGAAACAATCGTAG
- a CDS encoding peptidylprolyl isomerase: protein MAKQAKITLENGGVVLLDLFDQDAPNTVANFEKLAKDGFYNGLVFHRVIPGFVAQGGCPNGSGSGGPGYTINCEINPNKHERGTLAMAHAGKNTGGSQFYICYAPQPHLDGVHTVFGKVVEGMDYVDSFQGRDKMTSVEIIEA, encoded by the coding sequence ATGGCAAAGCAAGCGAAAATTACACTTGAAAACGGCGGCGTAGTGCTGCTGGACTTGTTCGATCAGGATGCTCCAAACACCGTAGCCAACTTTGAGAAGCTGGCAAAAGACGGTTTCTACAACGGTCTGGTCTTCCACCGCGTTATCCCTGGTTTCGTAGCACAAGGCGGCTGTCCTAACGGTTCAGGCTCCGGTGGTCCAGGCTATACGATCAACTGCGAAATCAACCCGAACAAGCATGAGCGCGGAACGCTGGCTATGGCGCATGCCGGCAAGAACACTGGCGGAAGCCAGTTCTACATCTGCTATGCACCGCAGCCTCACCTCGACGGAGTACACACTGTATTCGGTAAAGTCGTAGAGGGCATGGACTACGTTGACTCTTTCCAGGGCCGCGACAAAATGACTTCGGTGGAAATTATCGAAGCTTAA
- a CDS encoding LPXTG cell wall anchor domain-containing protein has protein sequence MLKKKFSLSIMIIMLFVQYAYGIGFTSQATAAGIETERDLITSVSMAVYGPDGQTVTDSVYDVNSTVSLDYTWSLPNGHGYVAGDTFTFLLPEQFQLFNDIGGALVSDDGEVGSFTVSQSTHQVVMTFNSYIESHDNVQGTLRVNTKFDKQKIPGSGVEEILFPVNGGTQKVIVHFKPEIGSTIDKHGSSSGYNATSIQWTVDVNKKLEHVANATVTDPIPAGLSLDSTATLAVYELAVQLDGTVSPGALLDSRKYSAEILDSKLILHFTDPVISRAYRIAYTTPIAVENKRIFTNTATFTGDGRDPVSSSATVTVERGGTLKKFSTGYEWGNQVISWAIEYNYNGKNIPQANAVLSDLFDASHELVAGSVKVYPVTLDSAAVATKGPALIENVDFTVSPITATGKKGFKLQFTNDVSAPHRIEYKIKAKDRVIKETTVINSVTDSTYTYDAKQLVRPAVIYKTLSGVDYKNKTTDWKITLNGDNYPMSHVVVKDSFPDGGQKFVPGSLLVRDENWLVVSPSKYTVTYDSPVQPNAGFTVKFHSPISGFHTINYTTLFSNDWLTGSTDDFINKAQIDWMDSAENIQSTVAFGKFIPRPEEKSNGFKSGVYNAAAKEITWTVGANYNGKAITDPVVTDVLTAGQTLVPGSLKVYSMNIDTKGDFTKGSELSTSAYTYAVSSSNELKVEFAGNIGEPYIIEFKTTLEGQLIDATVVNTAKLLDGTKQVSKDLTASLKIPHGGEYIYKDGLQSGDKVDWSIAVNRTQSFVKNAKIIDEPSSNQILLQDSFHLYPTVVSVNGEVTKGGPELVKDVDYSLNINQNASGKQSFELSFLKDIKTAYVLEYKSLIVANTGDKLLNTVKFNGNNVVLVEKDTSKEVIVGVSSGSGTGSGVRGALIVNKLDAVNKEKPLEGATFELYRLNGTERVLINTLTTDTAGKAAFNNIWLGSYVLIETAAPKGYVLDSKEYPVTIGSSVSVGLTVYNTEEVPVPTPTPTTVPTTVPTTEPTTGPTTEPTTGPTTEPTPVPTVAPGGSPTPVPTTETTPSPTPTPIQTVAPGGSPTPVVIIEEPQIPAGPGATAQVTPAPSATPSPTPGQVTTTDDDIPLGEVEVEDDEIPAGTVTGSGGQLPQTGENSPLPIYLAGLGLILAGFILSRVFRRRKQE, from the coding sequence ATGTTGAAGAAGAAATTTAGTTTGTCCATTATGATCATTATGCTTTTTGTGCAGTATGCCTATGGTATTGGATTCACCTCGCAGGCTACGGCAGCTGGGATTGAGACTGAAAGAGATCTTATTACCAGCGTCTCCATGGCTGTGTATGGACCTGACGGCCAGACCGTTACGGACAGTGTGTATGATGTCAATTCCACGGTCAGTCTGGATTACACCTGGTCGCTTCCAAATGGACATGGTTACGTAGCAGGTGACACCTTTACGTTCCTGCTTCCTGAGCAGTTCCAGCTGTTTAATGACATCGGCGGCGCATTGGTCTCCGATGACGGGGAAGTTGGCAGCTTCACGGTCAGTCAATCCACGCATCAGGTAGTGATGACCTTTAACAGCTATATTGAGAGTCATGACAATGTGCAGGGAACACTCCGGGTCAATACGAAGTTTGACAAACAGAAAATTCCCGGCAGCGGGGTAGAGGAAATCCTCTTCCCTGTGAATGGCGGGACGCAGAAGGTTATCGTACACTTCAAGCCTGAGATCGGCTCGACCATCGACAAGCACGGCAGCTCCAGCGGCTACAATGCGACCAGCATTCAGTGGACGGTTGATGTGAACAAGAAGCTGGAGCATGTAGCCAACGCTACGGTCACCGACCCTATTCCAGCAGGGTTGTCCTTAGACAGCACGGCCACGCTTGCGGTTTACGAGCTGGCAGTCCAGCTTGACGGTACAGTGTCACCGGGTGCGCTGCTTGACAGCAGGAAATATTCTGCGGAAATCCTGGACAGCAAGCTTATCCTTCACTTCACAGATCCTGTAATCAGCCGTGCTTACCGCATTGCATACACCACGCCCATAGCTGTGGAGAATAAAAGGATTTTCACCAATACAGCGACGTTTACAGGAGATGGGCGCGATCCGGTCAGCTCCTCGGCAACGGTAACTGTTGAGCGCGGCGGAACACTTAAAAAATTCTCAACCGGATATGAATGGGGAAATCAGGTGATTTCCTGGGCAATAGAATATAACTACAACGGCAAGAACATCCCGCAGGCCAATGCTGTCTTATCGGATTTATTCGATGCTTCGCATGAGCTTGTAGCCGGTTCGGTTAAGGTTTATCCGGTAACCCTGGATTCAGCGGCTGTAGCCACAAAAGGCCCTGCCTTGATTGAGAATGTGGACTTTACTGTTTCTCCAATTACCGCTACCGGTAAAAAAGGCTTTAAGCTGCAGTTCACAAACGATGTATCCGCACCGCACCGTATTGAATATAAAATCAAGGCCAAAGACCGCGTGATCAAAGAAACGACGGTTATCAATTCGGTTACGGACAGCACGTATACTTATGATGCCAAACAGCTTGTCCGGCCTGCAGTCATCTATAAGACGTTATCGGGTGTAGACTACAAGAATAAAACGACAGATTGGAAAATTACGCTTAACGGTGATAATTACCCGATGAGCCATGTTGTTGTGAAAGACAGCTTCCCGGATGGCGGTCAGAAATTTGTTCCCGGTTCGCTGCTTGTAAGGGATGAAAACTGGCTGGTAGTGAGCCCTTCCAAGTATACGGTGACCTATGATTCACCTGTACAGCCGAACGCCGGATTTACAGTGAAGTTTCATTCACCAATATCCGGGTTTCATACCATCAATTACACCACCTTGTTCAGCAATGACTGGCTGACTGGAAGCACTGATGATTTTATTAATAAAGCACAGATTGATTGGATGGACAGTGCTGAAAATATCCAGTCAACTGTAGCGTTTGGAAAGTTCATTCCGCGTCCCGAGGAAAAGAGCAACGGGTTCAAGTCGGGTGTTTACAATGCAGCTGCCAAAGAAATTACCTGGACTGTGGGTGCGAACTACAACGGCAAGGCGATTACTGATCCTGTGGTAACCGATGTGCTGACTGCGGGCCAAACGTTAGTTCCAGGTTCGCTTAAGGTTTACAGCATGAACATCGACACAAAAGGTGACTTTACAAAAGGTTCAGAACTTAGCACATCGGCGTATACTTACGCTGTCAGCAGCAGCAATGAGCTGAAAGTAGAATTTGCCGGCAACATCGGCGAGCCGTATATCATCGAATTCAAGACAACTCTTGAAGGCCAGCTTATCGACGCTACTGTAGTCAATACGGCTAAACTTCTGGATGGAACTAAGCAGGTATCGAAAGACTTGACTGCTTCCCTGAAGATCCCGCACGGTGGTGAATATATCTACAAAGATGGACTGCAAAGCGGCGATAAAGTAGATTGGAGCATCGCGGTCAACCGGACACAGTCGTTCGTGAAGAATGCAAAAATCATTGACGAACCAAGCTCTAATCAAATACTGCTCCAGGATTCCTTCCATTTGTATCCAACCGTTGTATCTGTAAACGGAGAAGTGACCAAAGGCGGCCCTGAACTGGTGAAGGATGTTGATTATTCACTTAACATTAATCAGAATGCCAGTGGAAAGCAGAGCTTTGAACTCAGCTTCTTGAAGGATATCAAGACAGCTTATGTGCTGGAATACAAGTCGCTGATCGTAGCGAATACAGGCGATAAGCTGCTTAATACCGTAAAATTCAACGGCAACAATGTTGTATTGGTCGAGAAGGATACATCCAAAGAGGTCATCGTGGGAGTATCCAGCGGTTCGGGCACAGGAAGTGGTGTCAGAGGAGCATTGATCGTCAATAAGCTGGATGCCGTAAACAAGGAGAAACCGCTGGAAGGGGCAACTTTTGAGCTTTACCGGCTGAACGGAACAGAACGAGTACTGATCAATACCCTGACTACCGACACTGCAGGCAAAGCGGCATTCAACAATATTTGGCTGGGCAGCTATGTATTGATTGAGACGGCGGCTCCAAAAGGATATGTGCTGGATTCCAAAGAGTATCCGGTCACAATCGGTTCGTCGGTGAGCGTGGGGCTGACTGTATACAATACAGAGGAGGTGCCGGTACCAACGCCGACGCCGACAACAGTGCCAACAACAGTACCAACAACAGAACCAACAACAGGTCCAACGACAGAACCAACAACTGGCCCGACGACAGAACCAACACCAGTACCGACAGTAGCGCCTGGCGGCAGTCCAACACCAGTACCGACGACGGAAACAACACCATCACCAACACCAACACCAATACAGACAGTAGCACCTGGCGGCAGTCCAACTCCTGTTGTCATTATCGAAGAACCACAGATTCCTGCGGGACCTGGTGCGACGGCACAGGTTACACCTGCTCCGTCAGCTACACCTTCACCGACTCCGGGACAAGTGACAACGACTGATGATGACATCCCGCTTGGCGAAGTGGAGGTTGAGGATGATGAAATTCCGGCGGGTACAGTGACCGGCTCGGGCGGCCAACTGCCACAGACGGGTGAGAACAGTCCATTGCCAATCTATTTGGCAGGATTAGGATTGATTCTTGCTGGGTTCATTCTGAGCCGGGTATTCAGACGCAGAAAGCAGGAATAG